GGGGGCCGTACGCTGCGCGGCGCGGGCCAGCCGGGCGTGCAGGTCCGGGAGGAGCTCCTCGCGCACCTCGCCCAGGAAGGCCAGGGTGAAGTGCCAGCCGGACTCCGCGGTCCACCTCAGCCGGTCGTCGCGGAGCGGGCGTACGGCCGCGGCGAGCTCGGCCACGGCCCGCGGCGGCGGCAGGACGGCGGCGAACAGTCTCATGCCCCCCGACCCTACCGGCGCCCCGTGCGCGGGGGCCGGGTCGGTCAGGCGGCCGTCACCAGCTCCCGGCGCGCGGAGGGCACGAAGGAGACCCCCCGCCGGCCGACCCGCAGCCGCAGGTTGCCGACGCGTGCCAGCACCACCGCGACGGCCACGGAGGCGAGCAGCGAGATCGCACCGCCGGCGGCCATGCCGATCCGGGCGCCGTAGGTGTCGGTGATCCAGCCCAGCAGCGGCGCGCCCAGCGGGGTGCCGCCGGTGAAGACCATCATGAACAGGGCCATGACCCGGCCGCGCATCTCGGGGTCGGTCGCCATCTGCACGCTGGAGTTGGCCGTGACGTTGACGGTCAGGCCGAAGATGCCGATCGGCACCAGCAGCGCGGCGAACAGCCAGAAGCCGGGCGCGAACGCGGTCACGATCAGCAGGCCCGCGAAGAGCACGGCCGCGGCCACCAGCAGCCGCAGGCGGGAGTGGCCGCGCCGGGCGGCGAGCAGGGCGCCCGCGAGGGAGCCGGCCGCGATCAGGGTGTTGAAGAGGCCGTAGGTGCCCGCGTCGCCGTGGAAGACGTCGCTGACGAAGGCCGACAGCCAGATCGGGAAGTTGAACCCGAAGGTGCCGATGAAGCCGACCAGCACGATCGGCCAGATCAGCTCGGGCCGTCCGGCGACGTAGCGCAGTCCCTCGCGCAGCTGTCCCTTGGCGCGCGGCTGGACCTCGACCGGGTGCAGTTCGCCGGTGCGCATCAGGAGCAGGCCGGCGATGGGCGCGGCGAAGGACAGTCCGTTCAGCAGGAAGGCCCAGCCGGAGCCGACGGCGGTGATCAGCACGCCGGCGACCGCGGGGCCGACCAGCCGCGCGGACTGGAAGTTGGCGGAGTTCAGGCTGACGGCGTTGGCGACCTGGTCCTTGCCGACCATCTCGGAGACGAAGGTCTGCCGGGCCGGGTTGTCGACGACGGTGACGAGGCCGAGCAGGAAGGCGGCCAGGTAGACGTGCCAGACCTGGACGTTCCCGGCGAGGGTGAGGACGGCGAGCGCGATGCCGGTGAGCCCCATGGCGCCCTGGGTGACGATCAGCAGGGGCCGCTTGGGGAGCCGGTCGGCGAGGACGCCTCCGTAGAGGCCGAACATCAGCATCGGCAGGAACTGCAGGGCGATGGTGATGCCGACGGCGGAGGCGGAGCCGGTCAGCGAGAGGACCAGCCAGTCCTGGGCGATGCGCTGCATCCAGGTGCCGGTGTTCGAGACGACCTGGCCGGTCGCGAAGAGGCGGTAGTTCCGGATCTTCAGCGAGCTGAACATGGACGCCTTGCCCGCGGGTGCGGCAGCGGCGGTAGAGAGGGTGGATGTGTGGCCGGGTGCGGAGTCTGCTCCGGTTCCCGTACTCAAAAGCGTTCGCCTCCTGGCGTCGTTCCTACAGGTGGGCGAGCTTCTCCAGGACGGGTGCGGCCGCGCGCAGCTTGGCCCACTCCTCCTCGGTCAGCTCGGCCGCGAGCCCGGCCAGGAAGGCGTTGCGCTTGCGGCGGCTCTCTTCGAGCATCGCCTCGGCTTCCTCGGTCTGGCGGACCACCTTCTGGCGGCGGTCGTCGGGGTGCGGTTCCAGCGTGACCAGTCCCTTGGCTTCCAGCAGCGCGACGATGCGTGTCATCGACGGCGGCTGGACGTGCTCCCGCCGGGCGAGCTCGCCCGGGGTCGCCTGACCGCAGCGGGCGAGGGTGCCGAGGACCGACATCTCGGTCGGGCTCAGCGACTCGTCGACGCGCTGGTGCTTCAGCCGCCGTCCCAGGCGCATGACGGCGGAGCGGAGATCGTTCACGGCGGCAGCATCGTCGCCATGGGAGAGGTCGTGCATGTCCTTAGAGTAACTCATTACTCTCGCTAAAGAACACCCGTTGTTTTTCGTCACTCGTACGGGTGAGTGCGCGGCGGAAAGCGACCCGCGTCCACGGCCTCTGCCCCGACCCTTTCGGCATGGGGACACATGTGCTCAGCATGCGCATAGACGGGGAGCTCCTCGACAGGCTCCGCACTCATGCCGCCAAACGCGGAATGAGCGTCCAGGACTATGTGGTCCGGACGCTCATTCGCGACGACTTCGACGAGCGCTTCAAGACGGCCGTCGACGAGACAGAGAAGTTCTACGGGCTCACCTGAGCGGGCGGCCCCGGTGCTCACGTGAGGCCGAGCGCCGGCATCGCGTAGTAGAAGACGAAGACCGCCGACACGATGTACATGGCCACCGGGACGTCCCGGCCGCGGCCCGTCGCCAGGCGCAGCGCGCAGAAGCTCACGAAGCCGATGCCGATGCCGTTGGTGATCGAGTAGGTGAAGGGCATCATCACCATGGCCAGGAAGGCCGGGACGGCGATGGTGAAGTCGCTCCAGTCGATGTCCCGGATCGAGCCCGCCAGGATCAGGAAGCCCACCGCCACCAGCGCGGGGGTCGCGGCCTGGGACGGGACCATGGTGGCGAGCGGGGTCAGGAAGAGCGCCACGGCGAAGAGGCCGCCGGTCACCACGTTCGCCAGGCCCGTACGGGCGCCCTCGCCGACGCCGGCCGTGGACTCCACGAAGCAGGTGGTCGCGGAGGAGGAGGTCGCGCCGCCCGAGGCGACGGCCAGGCCGTCGACCAGCAGGACCCGGTTGATGCCGGGGAAGTTGCCGTCCTTGTCGATCAGCTTGGCCTCGTCGCCGACGCCCAGGATCGTGCCCATCGCGTCGAAGAAGCAGGACAGCAGCACGGTGAAGACGAACAGGATGCCGGTCAGCATCCCGACCTTCCCGAAGCCGCCGAACAGGCTGACCTGCCCGACCAGCCCGAAGTCGGGCGCGGCCACCGGATTGCCGGGCCACTCGGGGACCGTCAGGCCCCAGGCCTGGGCCGGGAGGCTGGTGACCAGCTGGACGCCGACCGCGGCCACGGTCATGACCACGATGGAGATCAGGATCGCGCCGGGCGTCTTGCGGATGATCAGGGCGAGGGTCAGCAGCACGCCGATCACGAAGATCAGGACCGGCCAGCCGTGCAGGTGGCCGTTGCCGCCGAGCTGGAGCGGGACCGTGGTGTGCGCGGCGTCCGGGATGCGGGAGACGAAGCCCGAGTCGACCAGGCCGATCAGCATGATGAACAGGCCGATGCCGATCGCGATGCCCTTGCGCAGGCCCAGCGGCACCGCGTTCATCACCCGCTCGCGCAGGCCGGTGGCGACGAGCAGCATCACCACGAAGCCGGCCAGCACCACCATGCCCATGGCGTCGGGCCAGCTCATGCGCGGGGCGAGCTGGAGGGCCACCACGGTGTTGACGCCGAGGCCGGCGGCCAGGGCGATCGGGACGTTGCCGATGACGCCCATGAGGAGCGTGGAGAATGCGGCCGTCAGGACGGTGGCGGTGACGAGCTGGCCGCCGTCGAGCTGGTGGCCGTACATGTCCTTCGCGCTGCCCAGGATGATCGGGTTCAGCACGATGATGTAGGCCATCGCGAAGAAGGTCGCGAGGCCGCCGCGGACCTCGCGGGCGACGGTCGAGCCGCGCTCGGAGATCTTGAAGTAGCGGTCCAGCCCGGAGGACGCCTGCGGGGAGGGTTCCGGGGTGGTGGCCGAAGGGGCGGGGGCCGGGGTGCTCATACGGTCCTCATTGGGTGTTCATACGAAGAAAATGGGCCACGCCCACATCGTTTCAGTATGAACACATGAACGAAGGGGCGTCCATCTCCGCGCGTAGATGCCGGGAGGACCGGCCTAGACTTGCCACATGGCGAAATGGACAGCGAAGCACGAGGCGCCCGAGCCCCTGGAGGGACCGGTCGTCGCCACCGTCACCGGCGGCACGATCCTGTGGTTCGCCCTCTTCCTCGTCCAGCTGCCCTTCTACGGGTGGTTCGCGGACCGCGGCCAGCTGTGGTGGGTCTGGACCTGCGCGGCCGGCGGCTTCCTCGGCCTGATCGGCATCTGGTACGTCCGGGGCCGCGAAGCGGCCCTCAAGCGCCACGCCGAAGCCGCGGGCGGTCCGGGCGCGGGCGGTCCGGCCGCGGGCGCCGGCGGAGCGGCCGGCGCGGGGCACGCGTAGCGGCGGACCGCCCGGGGGCCTTCCGGCCCGCTACCAGGGGACGATCCGGGTCATCCCGAGGTCGGATCTTCGCCCCGCTCGGCGGGTGAACCGTACGAACCCCCCTTAACGTCGAGAACATGACGCAGCGGGCGAAGACCGAATCCGACGGACCCGAGCCGGGCGGCGGCGCCCCCGGGACCGCCATCGACGCGGGGGCCGAACTCGATCCGGTCCACCCGGTCAGGCCCCCCGCCCCCCGGTTCAAGCCCGGCGGCCTCACCACCGCCGAAGTGGCCGAACGCGTCGCCCGCGGCGAGGTCAACGACGTCCCCGTCCGCTCCTCGCGCTCCACCCCCGACATCGTCCGCGCCAACGTCTTCACCCGCTTCAACGCGATCATCGGCGTGCTGTGGGTGGTCATGCTGTTCGTCGCACCCATCCAGGACAGCCTCTTCGGCTTCGTGATCATCGCGAACACCGGGATCGGCATCATCCAGGAACTGCGCGCCAAGAAGACCCTCGACGGCCTCGCCGTCATCGGCGAGGCCAAGCCCGGCGTCCGCCGCGACGGCCGCACGGCCGAGATCTCCACCTCAGAGATCGTCCTCGGCGACGTCATCGAACTCGGCCCCGGCGACAAGGTCGTCGTCGACGGCTCCGTCGGCGAGGCCGACGGCCTGGAGATCGACGAGTCCCTGCTCACCGGTGAGGCCGACCCCGTCCTGAAGAAGCCCGGCGACCCGGTCATGTCCGGGTCGTTCGTCGTCGCCGGCGGCGGCGCCTTCACCGCCACCAAGGTCGGCCGCGAGGCCTACGCCGCCCAGCTCGCCGAAGAGGCCTCCCGCTTCACCCTCGTCCACTCCGAGCTGCGCTCCGGCATCTCCACCATCCTCAAGTACGTCACCTGGATGATGGTCCCGACCTCCATCGGCCTGATCATCAGCCAGCTGGTCGTCAAGCAGAACAACCTCAAGGACGCCATCGCCCGCACCGTCGGCGGCATCGTCCCGATGATCCCCGAGGGGCTCGTCCTGCTCACCTCGGTCGCCTTCGCGATCGGCGTCATCCGTCTCGGCCGCAAGCAGTGCCTGGTCCAGGAACTGCCCGCCATCGAGGGCCTCGCCCGCGTCGACGTCGTCTGCCTCGACAAGACCGGCACCCTCACCGAGGGCGGCATGGACGTCACCGAGCTCCGCCCGATCGGCGGCGCCGACCCCGCGTACGTACAGAAGGTGCTCGGCGCCCTCGGCGAGTCCGACCCGCGCCCCAACGCCAGCCTCCAGGCCGTCATCGACGCCTACCCGGCCAGCGCCGCATGGCGCTGCACCGAATCCCTGCCCTTCTCCTCCGCCCGCAAGTACAGCGGCGCCAGCTTCAGCGAGGGCGACGGCGAGAACACCACCTGGCTGCTGGGCGCCCCCGACGTCCTGCTGCCCGCCGGGGACCCGGCCCTCGACGAGGTCGACGCCCTCAACGAGGAGGGGCTGCGGGTCCTGCTCCTGGCCCGCTCCGGCCGCGAGCTCGACGACCCGGCCGTCGCCACCGGCATCCGGGCCACCGCCCTGGTCGTCCTGGAACAGCGGCTGCGCCCCGACGCCGGCGACACCCTGCGCTACTTCGAGGACCAGGGCGTCAAGGCGAAGGTGATCTCCGGCGACAACGCGGTCTCCGTCGGCGCGGTCGCCGGGAAGCTCGGGCTGCCGGGCGCCCAGAACACGGTCGACGCCCGCACCCTGCCGGCCGACCGCGAGGAGATGGCCCGGGTCCTCGACGAGAACGCCGTCTTCGGCCGGGTCACCCCGCAGCAGAAGCGCGACATGGTCGCCGCCCTCCAGTCCCAGGGCCACACCGTCGCCATGACCGGCGACGGCGTCAACGACGTGCTGGCCCTGAAGGACGCGGACATCGGCGTCTCGATGGGCTCCGGATCGGAGGCCACGCGCGCCGTCGCGCAGATCGTGCTGCTGAACAACAGCTTCGCCACCCTCCCCTCGGTGGTCGCAGAAGGCCGCCGGGTCATCGGCAACATCACCCGCGTGGCCACCCTCTTCCTCACCAAGACGGTCTACTCGGTGCTGCTGGCCGTCCTGGTGGTCTGCTCGCAGGTCGAGTACCCGTTCCTGCCCCGCCACCTCACCCTGCTGTCCACCCTCACGATCGGCATCCCGGCCTTCTTCCTGGCCCTGGCCCCCAACAAGGAGCGCGCCAAGCCGCACTTCGTGAAACGGGTCATGCGCTACGCCATCCCCGGCGGCGTCATCGCGGGCACGGCCACCTTCGTCACGTACGTGATCGCCCGCGGCCACTACACCGGCCCGGACGCCCTGCAGGCCGAGACCAGCGCGGCCACGCTCACGCTGTTCCTCACCTCGATGTGGGTCCTGGCGATCATCGCCCGCCGGTACACCTGGTGGCGGGTGGCCCTGGTCGGCGCCATGGGCGCGGCGTTCCTGATCGTCCTCGTGGTCCCGTGGCTCCAGGAGTTCTTCCAGCTGAAGCTGGTGGGCGCCACGATGCCGTGGACCGCGGTCGCGATCGCGGCGGCGGCGGCGGCCCTGATCGAGTTCACCTTCCGCCGGGTCGACAGGAGGTTCCCGGCCTGACCGGCCTGACCGGCCTGACCGGCGGACTCAGCGGACGGGGGCGGGGGCCGGCGCCCCCTGGGCCTCGCGGACCTGCGGCTCGGGCGCCCGGGGCCGCGGGGGCCGGGGCGGGGCGCCGATGTCCTTGAGGCGCATGGCCGGCCGCTCCACCAGGTGCCAGGAGAGCATCGCCGCGGCCAGGGCGCCGGCCAAGGACAGCCCCAGGTAGGCGGCGAAGCCCCAGCGGGCGCCGCCCAGGACGGCCAGACCCTGCTGCACGAGGAACCCGTAGATGTAGATCCCGTACGAGTAGTCGTGCCTGGCACCGATGCGCTGGAAGGGCTTCGGCAACCGGATGGCGAGCCAGAGCAGCAGATACGACATGGCCGGGATGCCGAGGGCGAAGAAGTACCCGTAGCGCAGGGTCAGGGCGAATACCAGGGCGCTCAGCGCGGCCAGCTGATCGCTGACCGGGACGTGTTCCTTGTAGAGTTCCAGCAGCGCGCCGAGGGCGAAGGCGAAGCCGAGGTACACCAGGTAGTTGACGCTCAGGGGACCCATCAGCGGGATGACCAGGTCCCCGCCGTGGCCCGCTCCAGCCGCCCCGGCGATCAGCCGGTTCCCGACGGCGTCGGCCAAGACCATGCCGCCGAGGACGGCGGTCACCGCGAGCACCGTGCGCCGGGAGCGGGTCAGGGAGCCGCCGAGGGCGAGGAGGGCCACCCCGAGGTAGCAGAGGATCTCGTAGGCCAGGGACCACAGGGCCCCGTTGAGCGCGTTGTTGTGCGCCAGCCCCTTGCCGGCCGCGGTCTCCAGAATCCCCGACATGCCCCACTGGCCGATGCCCACGGCCCAGTTGGCCCGGAGATACTCGAACGGTCCCTGCGGGTGGTCCCAGAACCCGGCCGTGCCGCCGTGCTGGCGTCCGTACAGGAAGGGGGCCACGACGAAGGCCGTGACGGCCATGCAGACCCAGAATCCAGGGAGCAGCCTCAGCGCGCGGTGCCACAGGAAGCGTCCGACGGGCAGCCGGTTGCCGCTGCGCGTCACGAGGATGCCGGAGAGGAAGAAGAAGCCGAAGACCGACAGCTTCCCGAGGTCGATCTGTCCCTGGGAGAACGTGTGACCGGGCTCATGGGAGCCGAACCCGAGGACCTGCGCGTGCGAGACGACGACGGCCGAGGCGAGCAGGAGGCGCAGCAGGCCCAGGCTGTTGTTCCGCCCCGAGAAGAGCTCGGACACAGGCCCGCGCGACCAGCGAAAACCGGGCGTACGGGCACTACGGTCTGGCATGACGCTCCCCCCGAACGATTCCCTGAGGGGGCGCGCTCATCTGGTCAGATCAAAGGACCATTCAGTCTGTGCGGAGAGCGCGCCGCCTGTCAAAGGACCAGCCGCGTCCCGGGTGCCCGGCGCGCGACCGGGGACGCCGCGGCGGCCTAGTCGAACCAGCGGTCGCGGGCCAGTTCCGCGGTGCGGGAGGCGTCTTCCAGGAGGGCGGCCACCTCGAAGCGGCGGGGCCACTGGCCCGCCGCCCAGGAGAGGCCCGCGGCCACGCCCTCCAGGGTGGCGGCGTGCACCGTGCCGTCGGGGGTGCGGCGCCAGTCCAGTTCGGTGCCGCCCGCGATCAGCTCCTCGTGCTCCAGGTAGCTGTCGGGGGTGGCCGGGCCCAGCAGCACCCGTACCGACTCCGGGACCGGGTGCTCCTCGCCCGGGGTGGTGACCTCCGCCGGCACCGTCTCCGACAGGCGGCGCACCTGGAGCAGTTCCGCGAGGTCCGCCGCCCGCGACGGGGCGACCGGGAGCAGCGCCAAGCCCGCCGCGAGCGGCAGCAGGTCCGGGGCGTCGGCGACCAGCGCGTCCGCCGCGTCCACCACGCGCACCTCGCCGTCGACCACCGCGCGCAGCTCGTCCGGCAGGGTCACCTGCTCCGGGTCCAGGTCCGCCAGCGCCCCGTACAGGCCGTGCAGCTGCCGGTCGGTCACCTCGTGCTCCGGGTCGGCCAGCCGGCCCAGCAGCTCCGCCGCGCCGCCGGGCTCGTCCAGCAGGGCGGCCGCGGTGGTGCGTACGCCCAGGGCCCGCAGGACCTGCTCGTCCTCGAAGCCGGTGGCGTCCGCCGGGGTGTAGAGGCCCGCCAGCAGCGGGTCGCCGCCCGCCGCGCGCAGGCCCGCCGGGCGGCGGCCGTCGAAGACCGGGTGGTCGCGCAGCCACCACGCGGTGTACGGGCGCACGGACCGGGTGGTGCCGTCCGGGAGCAGTACGCGCACCGGCTGGACCAGCGCGTCGCGCAGCGGCGGCCGGGCGAGCATGGCCAGGGCCTGCGGCCAGCAGTCGTCGTCGACCAGGTCGAGGTCGCGCACGGCGACGAGCTCGGTGGCCACCGGCGGCACCGGGGTGTCGGGCAGCTGGTCGAGCAGGTCCTCGCACCAGACGTCGACCGCGTCCAGCAGGCCCGCGTCGTCGGGTTCGGCGAAGTCGCCCTCCCGGGGCTCCAGTTCGTCCGGGTCCAGGACCACGTCGGTGGCGCGGACCAGCTGGAACTCGGCCAGCACGCCGCAGGCGGTGAGCGGGCCGGCGCCCCACCGGTCCACGAGCTCGGCGTCCACGTACGGGACCTCGTCCTCGCGCAGCACCGAGGCCAGCGGCGAGCCCGGCAGCAGCAGTTCGCCCGCCGGCGCCGGTTCCCCGTCCTCGTCGGGCAGGGCCAGCGCGCCCAGCCAGGGTTCGTCGCCCGGGGCCAGGTCGGCGTCGCGGACCAGGCCCAGGACCACCTCGGCCAGCTCCTCGGCGTCCAGCGCGTCCTCGTCCCACACGTCCCCGGCGTCCAGCGAACCGGCGACGGCCGCCCGCACCTGCGGGGTCGTCAGCACGGCCCGCGGGGTGGCGGGCAGCGCGCCGAGCTTCTCCAGCAGCGGGTGCACCGCGTCCGGGTGGGCCACCTTCAGCCCCAGCCGGGCCAGGTTCTCCGGGGTGTCCGCGGAGGGCAGCAGCAGGTGCCGGGGGCCGATCGCGGTGCGCCCGTCGGCCAGCGGAACCGGCAGCCCCGACAGCCGGTCGGGGTCGACGCCGGCGAGGCTGTCGTAGAGCCGGTGCCACCAGTCGGGGGTGCGCTCGATGCCCGCGATCCGCTCGATGGCGTCGCCCAGCGGCAGCCGGCCCACCCCGAGGGTGCGCAGTTCCGGGCGCCGTTCCAGGCCCGCCGGGAGCAGGGTCGGCAGGACCTCGGCGAGGACCCGTACGGTGTCGGCGCCCGCGCCCTCCACGACCTCGGCCTCGAAGGGGCGCAGCGCGGCCCGCTCCGGCGCGTCCGCGTCGGCGTCCGGGTCCCCGGCCGGGGCGGCGGGGGCGGCGGGGGCCAGGAACGCGGTGCGGGGCAGGCGGCGCAGGACGGCGCCGCGCAGGGCCCCGTCCAGCTCGCCCGTGCCGAGCGGCCCGGGCACCAGGTCGACGAGGGCGGTGCTCACCGGGTCCCAGGTGCCGAGGAGTTCGGCGTAGGCGTCGGCGGCGCGCTCGACGAGGAAGTCGGTCAGCGGCCCGGGCGCGGGGTGCCGTCGGGTGGTGTCGAGCGGGAGGGTCGCGATGAGCAGCGCGGGGATGCCCAGCGGCTCGTCGGTGGGGGTCGGGGCGTGCACCACGGGCGCGGTCGCGGGCCGCAGCGGGGCGCCCTCGGCGTCGACGGGCACGGACCAGGAGACGGCCCAGGCGGGGCGCAGCCGCTCCTCTACGGGGCGGTCGGCCAGCAGCGCGGGCTCGACGGGGCCGCCGTGGCGGACGCTCCGCCAGCGCCGGGTGCCCGCCGCGGAGTCCTCGATGACGGTGTACGGGCCCTCGTCGCGGCGGTAGAGGGTGCGGGCGGCGGCGCCGGGGAGCTCGACGACGACCTCGCGCAGCCCGGGCAGGGTCAGCAGCAGGGCGTCGTCGATCGAGCCGAGCAGCCGCTCCGCGAGGTCCTGGGCGGCGGCATCGCGCAGCGGGAGGACCACGACGGTGTCGTAGCCCTCGGGGGCGGTGCCCTCGGCGGGCAACGGCAGGCGCAGCAGGGGGACGTGGCCGTCGCGGCGGCGCAGTTCGTCGCCGAGTCCGGGGCTGCCGACCGCGGCGCCGCGGGCCAGCTCGCGGGCCTCGGCCAGGGACCAGCGGACGCCGCCGTGCCGGCCGAGGACCGCGGGCTCGTCGCTGACGGCGAGGACGGCCGCGAAGCCGACGCCGAACCGGCCGACGGTGTCGCCCGATCCGGTGGACTCCCGCTTGGCGGAGGCGCGCAGGGTGCTCAGCGACTCCACGCCCGTGGCGTCCAGCGGGGCTCCGGTGTTGGCCACGGCGAGCACCGCGGGGCCGCCGTCGCCCGGGTGCAGGGTGAGCCGCAGCCGGCCGGGGACGCGGGCCCGGGCCGCGGCGTCGGCGGCGTTCTGGGCCAGTTCGACGACGAGCCGGTCCCGGTAGCCGCCGAGCGCGAGGTCCTCCTCGGCGTTGGCGTCCTCGCGGAACCGGGCCGGGCCGGCGCCCCAGGCGTCGAGCACCCCGCGCCGCAGCCGGGCCGTGCCGAAGGGGTCCACGCCGTCCTGGGCCGCCGTCACTCGCACGCTCACGCCGCTGCCTCCATGCTGTACTGCGTTCGGGAATGCCGAGCCCTGAAGGTATCGCGTACGGGACCGGCTCTTGGCCGTGAGGTGCGCGAACACCACGACGTTCGCGTCCCGGTGGCGGTCGGGGGCGGGGCTGCCGCCGCAGGTGATCGGGCGGAGCGCGGCCGCCCCGGCCGTCGGTCGTCTTCACGTCGCCCAGGGCCCGGGAGGAGACGGCGAGGTGCGTGGAGCCGTCCGGGACGTCCCTCCGCAAGCTCGTGGACGCGCCCGGCCGGGCAGCGCGGGGGCGGGCAGCCGCAGGCCCGCACCGCCCGTCCGGGAGCCGTCGCCGGTGGCGGGTCCGGCGGCGGGTCCGGCGGCGGACCCGGCCGTGGGCACGGCGGAGCCCCCGGCGACGGTGCGTCGCCGGGGGCTCCCGAGCCGTCAGGGGTGCGCGGAGCGCTC
Above is a window of Streptomyces subrutilus DNA encoding:
- a CDS encoding MFS transporter; translation: MSTGTGADSAPGHTSTLSTAAAAPAGKASMFSSLKIRNYRLFATGQVVSNTGTWMQRIAQDWLVLSLTGSASAVGITIALQFLPMLMFGLYGGVLADRLPKRPLLIVTQGAMGLTGIALAVLTLAGNVQVWHVYLAAFLLGLVTVVDNPARQTFVSEMVGKDQVANAVSLNSANFQSARLVGPAVAGVLITAVGSGWAFLLNGLSFAAPIAGLLLMRTGELHPVEVQPRAKGQLREGLRYVAGRPELIWPIVLVGFIGTFGFNFPIWLSAFVSDVFHGDAGTYGLFNTLIAAGSLAGALLAARRGHSRLRLLVAAAVLFAGLLIVTAFAPGFWLFAALLVPIGIFGLTVNVTANSSVQMATDPEMRGRVMALFMMVFTGGTPLGAPLLGWITDTYGARIGMAAGGAISLLASVAVAVVLARVGNLRLRVGRRGVSFVPSARRELVTAA
- a CDS encoding MarR family winged helix-turn-helix transcriptional regulator, whose product is MHDLSHGDDAAAVNDLRSAVMRLGRRLKHQRVDESLSPTEMSVLGTLARCGQATPGELARREHVQPPSMTRIVALLEAKGLVTLEPHPDDRRQKVVRQTEEAEAMLEESRRKRNAFLAGLAAELTEEEWAKLRAAAPVLEKLAHL
- a CDS encoding ribbon-helix-helix protein, CopG family, which encodes MGTHVLSMRIDGELLDRLRTHAAKRGMSVQDYVVRTLIRDDFDERFKTAVDETEKFYGLT
- a CDS encoding NCS2 family permease, whose product is MSTPAPAPSATTPEPSPQASSGLDRYFKISERGSTVAREVRGGLATFFAMAYIIVLNPIILGSAKDMYGHQLDGGQLVTATVLTAAFSTLLMGVIGNVPIALAAGLGVNTVVALQLAPRMSWPDAMGMVVLAGFVVMLLVATGLRERVMNAVPLGLRKGIAIGIGLFIMLIGLVDSGFVSRIPDAAHTTVPLQLGGNGHLHGWPVLIFVIGVLLTLALIIRKTPGAILISIVVMTVAAVGVQLVTSLPAQAWGLTVPEWPGNPVAAPDFGLVGQVSLFGGFGKVGMLTGILFVFTVLLSCFFDAMGTILGVGDEAKLIDKDGNFPGINRVLLVDGLAVASGGATSSSATTCFVESTAGVGEGARTGLANVVTGGLFAVALFLTPLATMVPSQAATPALVAVGFLILAGSIRDIDWSDFTIAVPAFLAMVMMPFTYSITNGIGIGFVSFCALRLATGRGRDVPVAMYIVSAVFVFYYAMPALGLT
- a CDS encoding DUF2530 domain-containing protein, whose translation is MAKWTAKHEAPEPLEGPVVATVTGGTILWFALFLVQLPFYGWFADRGQLWWVWTCAAGGFLGLIGIWYVRGREAALKRHAEAAGGPGAGGPAAGAGGAAGAGHA
- a CDS encoding HAD-IC family P-type ATPase yields the protein MTQRAKTESDGPEPGGGAPGTAIDAGAELDPVHPVRPPAPRFKPGGLTTAEVAERVARGEVNDVPVRSSRSTPDIVRANVFTRFNAIIGVLWVVMLFVAPIQDSLFGFVIIANTGIGIIQELRAKKTLDGLAVIGEAKPGVRRDGRTAEISTSEIVLGDVIELGPGDKVVVDGSVGEADGLEIDESLLTGEADPVLKKPGDPVMSGSFVVAGGGAFTATKVGREAYAAQLAEEASRFTLVHSELRSGISTILKYVTWMMVPTSIGLIISQLVVKQNNLKDAIARTVGGIVPMIPEGLVLLTSVAFAIGVIRLGRKQCLVQELPAIEGLARVDVVCLDKTGTLTEGGMDVTELRPIGGADPAYVQKVLGALGESDPRPNASLQAVIDAYPASAAWRCTESLPFSSARKYSGASFSEGDGENTTWLLGAPDVLLPAGDPALDEVDALNEEGLRVLLLARSGRELDDPAVATGIRATALVVLEQRLRPDAGDTLRYFEDQGVKAKVISGDNAVSVGAVAGKLGLPGAQNTVDARTLPADREEMARVLDENAVFGRVTPQQKRDMVAALQSQGHTVAMTGDGVNDVLALKDADIGVSMGSGSEATRAVAQIVLLNNSFATLPSVVAEGRRVIGNITRVATLFLTKTVYSVLLAVLVVCSQVEYPFLPRHLTLLSTLTIGIPAFFLALAPNKERAKPHFVKRVMRYAIPGGVIAGTATFVTYVIARGHYTGPDALQAETSAATLTLFLTSMWVLAIIARRYTWWRVALVGAMGAAFLIVLVVPWLQEFFQLKLVGATMPWTAVAIAAAAAALIEFTFRRVDRRFPA
- a CDS encoding acyltransferase family protein, producing MPDRSARTPGFRWSRGPVSELFSGRNNSLGLLRLLLASAVVVSHAQVLGFGSHEPGHTFSQGQIDLGKLSVFGFFFLSGILVTRSGNRLPVGRFLWHRALRLLPGFWVCMAVTAFVVAPFLYGRQHGGTAGFWDHPQGPFEYLRANWAVGIGQWGMSGILETAAGKGLAHNNALNGALWSLAYEILCYLGVALLALGGSLTRSRRTVLAVTAVLGGMVLADAVGNRLIAGAAGAGHGGDLVIPLMGPLSVNYLVYLGFAFALGALLELYKEHVPVSDQLAALSALVFALTLRYGYFFALGIPAMSYLLLWLAIRLPKPFQRIGARHDYSYGIYIYGFLVQQGLAVLGGARWGFAAYLGLSLAGALAAAMLSWHLVERPAMRLKDIGAPPRPPRPRAPEPQVREAQGAPAPAPVR
- a CDS encoding sacsin N-terminal ATP-binding-like domain-containing protein → MSVRVTAAQDGVDPFGTARLRRGVLDAWGAGPARFREDANAEEDLALGGYRDRLVVELAQNAADAAARARVPGRLRLTLHPGDGGPAVLAVANTGAPLDATGVESLSTLRASAKRESTGSGDTVGRFGVGFAAVLAVSDEPAVLGRHGGVRWSLAEARELARGAAVGSPGLGDELRRRDGHVPLLRLPLPAEGTAPEGYDTVVVLPLRDAAAQDLAERLLGSIDDALLLTLPGLREVVVELPGAAARTLYRRDEGPYTVIEDSAAGTRRWRSVRHGGPVEPALLADRPVEERLRPAWAVSWSVPVDAEGAPLRPATAPVVHAPTPTDEPLGIPALLIATLPLDTTRRHPAPGPLTDFLVERAADAYAELLGTWDPVSTALVDLVPGPLGTGELDGALRGAVLRRLPRTAFLAPAAPAAPAGDPDADADAPERAALRPFEAEVVEGAGADTVRVLAEVLPTLLPAGLERRPELRTLGVGRLPLGDAIERIAGIERTPDWWHRLYDSLAGVDPDRLSGLPVPLADGRTAIGPRHLLLPSADTPENLARLGLKVAHPDAVHPLLEKLGALPATPRAVLTTPQVRAAVAGSLDAGDVWDEDALDAEELAEVVLGLVRDADLAPGDEPWLGALALPDEDGEPAPAGELLLPGSPLASVLREDEVPYVDAELVDRWGAGPLTACGVLAEFQLVRATDVVLDPDELEPREGDFAEPDDAGLLDAVDVWCEDLLDQLPDTPVPPVATELVAVRDLDLVDDDCWPQALAMLARPPLRDALVQPVRVLLPDGTTRSVRPYTAWWLRDHPVFDGRRPAGLRAAGGDPLLAGLYTPADATGFEDEQVLRALGVRTTAAALLDEPGGAAELLGRLADPEHEVTDRQLHGLYGALADLDPEQVTLPDELRAVVDGEVRVVDAADALVADAPDLLPLAAGLALLPVAPSRAADLAELLQVRRLSETVPAEVTTPGEEHPVPESVRVLLGPATPDSYLEHEELIAGGTELDWRRTPDGTVHAATLEGVAAGLSWAAGQWPRRFEVAALLEDASRTAELARDRWFD